A genome region from Arthrobacter sp. V1I9 includes the following:
- a CDS encoding GAF and ANTAR domain-containing protein, producing MKSVDTDRQYEDFQQLHQLIVESEDIRAFLDGMTTHAAATLSRTTGADIACAVTLRRYKRTLTVAGSSETAVILDRIEQDLGHGPCLEAFRTFTTVLLDDTRNDPRWPLYSRSLEAAGYKSVLGIPVDVGETASACLNFFAPATGQFTAEAIREATVFTGTAGQALRLILRIITAELLADDLKAAMESRTAIDLACGMIMTQNRCTQEQAYKFLLRASNNRNMKVHVVANEIIRRLSGTKQTATHFED from the coding sequence ATGAAGAGTGTGGACACGGACCGGCAGTACGAGGACTTCCAGCAGCTCCACCAGCTCATTGTGGAGAGCGAGGACATTAGAGCCTTCCTGGACGGAATGACCACGCATGCTGCTGCAACCCTGAGCCGCACCACGGGAGCCGACATTGCGTGTGCCGTCACCCTGCGCCGTTACAAGAGGACACTCACGGTGGCCGGCAGCAGCGAAACGGCGGTGATCCTGGACCGCATCGAACAGGACCTCGGACACGGGCCTTGCCTGGAAGCTTTTCGCACCTTCACCACTGTGCTGCTGGACGATACCCGGAACGACCCCCGGTGGCCTCTGTATTCCCGGAGCCTGGAGGCCGCGGGTTACAAAAGCGTCTTGGGTATACCCGTCGATGTGGGCGAAACCGCCTCAGCGTGCCTGAACTTCTTCGCCCCTGCTACCGGACAGTTCACGGCGGAAGCCATCCGCGAGGCGACGGTGTTTACCGGGACTGCAGGACAGGCCCTGCGGCTGATCCTGCGGATCATTACTGCGGAACTGCTCGCAGATGACCTCAAGGCGGCAATGGAAAGCAGAACCGCCATAGACCTCGCCTGCGGCATGATCATGACGCAGAACCGCTGCACCCAGGAGCAGGCCTACAAGTTTCTTCTGCGGGCATCGAACAACCGCAACATGAAAGTCCATGTGGTAGCCAACGAGATCATCCGGCGGCTATCGGGCACCAAGCAGACGGCCACCCACTTCGAGGACTAG
- a CDS encoding GAF and ANTAR domain-containing protein yields the protein MDTELPLADELAAVFARFSNVLLTEETVAHALKLITEAAVMAVGDAAGAGVSLMDPSGRRDSAASTNEVVEQADNLQYELGQGPCLSAWASGHPVDIADVRTDLRWPEWGQAANDLGLRSCVSVPLLSGDLAFGAIKIYWANPKAASHRLIRLLELFAAQASIFLVNIQARERGRMLSAQLKSTLTQRDIISTAKGIIMASRGLGNHDAMLHLMTMALKENSTLQEVAEKIIESMPGLDHDRG from the coding sequence ATGGACACTGAATTGCCGCTGGCTGACGAGCTGGCCGCCGTCTTTGCCCGCTTCTCCAACGTGCTCCTTACCGAGGAGACAGTTGCCCACGCCCTGAAGCTCATCACCGAGGCAGCGGTAATGGCAGTGGGTGACGCTGCGGGTGCGGGTGTCTCCCTGATGGACCCCAGCGGGCGCCGCGACAGCGCCGCTTCCACAAACGAGGTTGTGGAACAGGCGGACAACCTTCAATACGAGCTTGGGCAGGGACCCTGCCTGAGCGCGTGGGCCTCCGGACACCCGGTGGATATTGCGGACGTACGGACGGACCTGCGCTGGCCGGAATGGGGCCAGGCAGCAAACGACTTGGGGCTGCGCTCCTGCGTCAGCGTTCCCCTTCTTTCCGGCGACCTGGCTTTTGGGGCCATCAAGATCTACTGGGCAAACCCGAAGGCGGCGTCGCACAGGCTGATCCGGCTGCTGGAATTGTTCGCAGCCCAGGCCTCGATTTTCCTGGTCAATATCCAGGCCCGTGAAAGAGGCCGGATGTTGAGCGCGCAACTGAAGTCTACGCTAACGCAGCGCGACATCATCAGCACCGCCAAGGGCATTATTATGGCCAGCCGCGGCCTGGGAAACCATGACGCGATGCTGCACCTAATGACCATGGCCCTGAAAGAGAACAGCACGCTGCAGGAAGTAGCAGAAAAGATCATCGAGTCCATGCCGGGACTCGATCATGACCGGGGGTGA